In Sceloporus undulatus isolate JIND9_A2432 ecotype Alabama chromosome 7, SceUnd_v1.1, whole genome shotgun sequence, one DNA window encodes the following:
- the SPEN gene encoding msx2-interacting protein isoform X1, whose product MVRETRHLWVGNLPENVREEKIIEHFKRYGRVESVKILPKRGSEGGVAAFVDFVDIKSAQKAHNSVNKMGDRDLRTDYNEPGTIPSAARGLDDTVSIASRSREVSGFRGGGGGPTYGPPPSLHAREGRYERRLDGASDNRERAYEHSAYGHHERGTGGGFDRTRHYDQDYYRDPRERTLQHGLYYSSRSRSPSRFDTHDPRYEPRAREQFTLPSVVHRDIYRDDLTREVRGRRPERSYQHSRSRSPHSSQSRTQSPQRLASQASRPTRSPSGSGSRSRSSSSDSISSSSSTSSDSSDSSSSSSDESPARSVQSTAVPAPTSQLLPSLEKDEPRKSFGIKVQNLPVRSTDTSLKDGLFHEFKKYGKVTSVQIHGASEERYGLVFFRQQEDQEKALGASKGKLFFGMQIEVTAWIGPETESENEFRPLDERIDEFHPKATRTLFIGNLEKTTTYHDLRNIFQRFGGIVDIDIKKVNGVPQYAFLQYCDIASVCKAIKKMDGEYLGNNRLKLGFGKSMPTNCVWLDGLSTNVTDQYLTRHFCRYGPVVKVVFDRLKGMALVLYNEIEYAQAAVKETKGRKIGGNKIKVDFANRESQLAFYHSMEKTGQDIRDFYEMLAERREERRGSYEYAADRTYYEAVRTPGTYPEDPRREYPARSREFYADWDPYQGDYYDPRYYDDPREYREYRGDPYEQDIREYSYRQRERERFESDRDHERRPIERSQSPAHSRRPQSPGASPSQSERLQSDSERRIYSRSSERSGSCSSLSPPRYDKLDKARLERYAKTEKTEKERTFEQERPDKDKRLVRKEKPEKLDKDKTEKQKRKTKIHSPSSQSSETEQENEREPSPEKVKGGSKTSRERTDKEGTAKNRLELMPCVVLTRVKEKEGKVIEQPALEKLRGKQENETMKPPLLEQKAQASQVDQSKSDPLKLEPIRTKVSKEKVLASHIEVVDKDGKVKPKKHLKADQLSEVANPVDLEKLEARKRRFADANPKPDKQKLEIKRSNQEEEEGRVILKKQIDMTAESERKPPRKEQLKRESKKIKLERLSTIASPKDTPEPPSVSAGLRPSLELQARLGEPVHEPLEAPEVPPRKANSVKLQHKHTQLQDDQGAEREDAWKNYCGLSEEAPDHKPAQDKPLLSDIEEKIPIDIDHTQSYRKQMELSRRLKQQMEMEIAKHEKFGSPKKDLDEYERRSLVHEVGKPPQDVTDDSPPSKRKKSSDTFDFEISTKRERNYRSSRQVSEDSERTACSPGLRPFPFHEEDEALDSPQLMLIKEAKESPKVEDKGPAYSSVAIREDSLKFNPYDSSRREQMAEMAKIKMSVLSSEEETNRWEAPVKQESSRVDISFPSSVVKRDSIRKRSTRDLEPGEVPSDSDDDGDSKPHSPKSSSLLESSRLSFLLRDRDEKLREREERLPTSLERNKFYSFALDKTITPDTKALLERAKSLSSSREENWSFLDWDSRFANFRNNKDKEKVDSAPRPIPSWYMKKKKIRTDSEGKLDDKKEDHKEEEQERQELFASRFLHSSIFEQDSKRLQHLERKDEDLDFLSGRLYGRQASFDGTNSISDFVPEPVVLFHSRFVELTRMQQKEKEKDQKPKEAEKQEDEESQPKTPEAVPDNKEPEYKPPLLVGPSPVTPAQQELLLAIPEKIVIEKLPAEASCASKEEKLPEVGPVAEELKLLPELLAPDKTESPEHTEAPPVMEGNKDTALSMVTPEEDSISVEHPSYLDTKPPTPGSSFSQTDIGTDPEPEIAPPPPKLATKTEELSEPKEESVSLSINSEPAALGQKVEAANEVLPPVSDTEMEAEPPVVVKDKKSYKSKRAKTPVQSSVANVAEKPVTRKSERIDREKLKRSGSPRGTEALKVETEKVLRNAAKSPSAAAEPETPEPSLPIGRTRRRNVRSVYATTGGDHEGPSPVKDSVEITRTTRKRVEREPPDLTTVPTPPRRGRPPKARRKPEEEISPVKIEPVQQEAEETEAKETVETPKPVEGWRSPRSQKLIHSHPSSAGGPQGKKGKSEPKAEMGTEPEEPSESPSQGLSASENSSKPKADKEVSLTEQKRDKKEIEIDKSAPEACPVEIVERRPVPEKATKSKRGRSRSVKAVDKASLLKSLKNIEIRLNVDEVKGALRPSEEEMEPVAAPSPKNKSPLKEDKLSPRFIKNEAEDPFQEAAEKETACESTPSPEADQLAKQIELEQAVENIAKLTEGPAIPAYKEPAAEVSEVRQEEDGDKPAHQASETELAAAIGSIINDISGETETFPAPPTYPAESESEMPTEPLTLPSTREEEMEPETDQAVNNILESEVASVEPPVPAVPGSAPETESKEAEVNFSESSNSAQEAEIPQEAEVSRKERGRQKAARPRRKRSTSKKGDATELRSTMEPERVQSKSPIASEFKAKSEGAVKEENQEKHSPSADSPPVVPDASKPAAQEVTSQEVPVESSSPLPKAPDPLSLPSLSAPVEEQVDLSGGFKLRPTAENTPVTPPSAPLPTVSPSGATVRLAPPVTSGAAKVTEWIVKHEDARVHSTPPPPALPPDTKASDIDTNSSTLRKILMEPKYVSPASIAPTHVTTAIPEPVSAPRVEEAPPHPPVEAVRPGSEEKPSVPVANALEPPAAEAPVFPEKEKIVTVIAPQATSVISRMPHSIDLEETPRITLVKQAQPQTCLVSTLSPKYKQRPSANDNSRFHPGSMSVIEDRPVETPGSSPGLRVNTSEGVVLLSYSGQKTEGPQRISAKISQIPPASAVDIEFQQSVSKSQIKQEPLGPAQAIPKGSQGPVGYGAVPTPSLTQGTQQYSPSTVQLSSIKQERNSLEKSEPPHLSVQAPPSQSGPVKVLSQSANTLSILVHNQMFSQGMGSSSNKKLPDPAALKGETKALQSASLSPSVGPHHPSLAGRIHPEANHVNVGTGTPADRVVPHLGVTKQEPLSPRTSGHSPSPFPRTCHPSGPSSPALSGNSSMLGIQGSPCPGIPVPQYISSMHPEQSVIMPPHSVTQTVSLGHLSQGEVRMNTPPLPSMPYGIRSELHSPRAALQPQQRSSTPQPTPIREMVMPSLSSSEEEMHYHHTVCRGSAPVQSDVLVMQPDYRVHPTGIRYNVPRDVRMIMHPHMAAVGGDHHSETRQARTPEGRSVKTPPATKALQPSKEAPKGPEVKMAHSPHGEARLLSGQLLGLPLAQPVVVPHGVQIMHPTGSSFHDYRPAYSDMQSYHPAAQLGHPPFSGASPIGLPSRSMTPSQGLPEGEHSHPSQPAHSKTPQLSQEPKTAQALGQESTAHHPPVNRHVQPMEPHLHLSRGQVETGQSSYPSPVAIPVKQELPSPHQALAQKQALFVPTTSGASLAPPGLPLSRPDSQSVLKQESTTHPVSQRPVDMVQLLTKYPIVWQGLLALKNDTAAVQLHFVSGNNVLAHRSLPAPEGGPPLRIAQRMRLEVSQLEGVARRMMVESDYCLLLALPCGRDQEDVVNQTESLKAAFISYLQAKQAAGIINVPNPGSNQPAYVLQIFPPCEFSENHLSRLAPDLLASVSNISPHLMIVIASV is encoded by the exons aTATGGACGAGTTGAAAGTGTCAAAATCCTCCCCAAGAGGGGATCGGAAGGCGGCGTGGCAGCCTTTGTGGATTTTGTGGACATCAAGAGTGCCCAGAAGGCACACAACTCTGTCAACAAAATGGGCGATAGAGACCTTCGGACGGATTATAATGAGCCAGGAACCATTCCTAGTGCTGCCCGTGGCTTGGATGATACAGTTTCCATAGCGTCTCGTAGTAGAGAGGTTTCTGGGTTCAGAGGAGGTGGGGGTGGGCCCACGTATGGCCCACCCCCATCGCTTCATGCACGGGAAGGACGTTATGAACGGAGACTTGATGG GGCTTCAGATAACAGGGAGCGTGCTTATGAACATAGTGCCTATGGACACCATGAACGGGGGACAGGAGGAGGCTTTGATCGGACAAGACATTATGATCAGGATTACTATAGAGATCCTCGGGAGCGGACTTTACAACATGGACTTTACTACAGTTCTCGGAGCCGCAGCCCGAGCCGTTTTGACACTCATGACCCCCGATACGAACCTCGGGCTCGGGAGCAGTTTACCTTGCCCAGCGTGGTACATAGGGATATCTACAGGGACGATCTCACACGGGAGGTACGAGGGAGGAGGCCGGAGCGGAGTTACCAGCACAGCCGGAGTCGGTCGCCACACTCTTCCCAGTCTCGGACCCAGTCCCCTCAGAGGCTGGCTAGCCAGGCGTCGCGGCCGACCAGGTCGCCCAGTGGCAGTGGCTCAAGGAGCAGGTCTTCAAGCAGTGAttccatcagcagcagcagcagtaccaGCAGCGACAG CAGTGACTCCAGCAGCAGTTCCAGCGACGAGTCTCCAGCGCGATCGGTGCAATCCACGGCTGTCCCTGCGCCCACCTCCCAGTTGCTTCCATCTCTGGAGAAGGATGAACCCCGCAAAAGCTTTGGCATTAAGGTTCAAAATCTTCCAGTGCGCTCCACAG ACACCAGCCTTAAAGATGGATTGTTCCATGAGTTCAAGAAGTATGGGAAGGTGACCTCTGTGCAGATCCACGGGGCCTCCGAAGAGCGCTACGGGCTCGTCTTCTTCCGGCAGCAGGAGGACCAGGAGAAAGCACTGGGAGCCTCCAAAGGGAAACTCTTCTTTGGCATGCAGATCGAGGTGACAGCATGGATTGGGCCAG AAACAGAAAGTGAGAATGAATTTCGGCCTTTGGATGAAAGGATAGATGAATTCCACCCCAAAGCAACAAGAACTCTCTTCATTGGTAATCTGGAAAAAACCACCACCTATCATGACCTTCGCAATATTTTTCAGCGTTTTGGAGGGATAGTG GATATCGACATTAAGAAAGTGAACGGTGTTCCTCAGTATGCATTCCTCCAATACTGCGATATTGCCAGCGTCTGCAAAGCTATCAAGAAAATGGATGGGGAATACCTGGGAAACAACCGGCTCAAG CTGGGCTTTGGGAAGAGCATGCCGACCAACTGCGTGTGGTTGGATGGCCTTTCGACCAACGTCACAGATCAATACCTAACGCGACACTTCTGCCGCTACGGCCCCGTGGTGAAG GTGGTGTTTGACCGCTTAAAAGGCATGGCTCTCGTTCTCTACAATGAGATTGAATATGCGCAAGCAGCTGTAAAAGAGACCAAGGGGAGGAAGATCGGTGGGAATAAGATTAAG GTCGATTTTGCAAACCGTGAGAGCCAGTTGGCATTCTATCACTCCATGGAGAAAACGGGTCAGGATATTAGAGACTTCTATGAAATGCTGGCAGAAAGAAG ggaggaaagaagaggatcTTACGAATATGCTGCTGATCGTACTTACTATGAGGCTGTCCGAACCCCAGGGACCTATCCCGAGGACCCCCGGAGAGAATACCCAGCCCGCAGCAGGGAGTTTTACGCTGACTGGGATCCTTATCAGGGAGACTACTATGACCCACGGTATTACGATGATCCGCGGGAATACAGAGAGTACAGGGGAGACCCTTATGAGCAAGACATAAGGGAGTACAGTTACAGGCAGCGGGAGCGGGAACGGTTTGAGTCGGACCGGGACCACGAAAGGAGGCCCATTGAGAGGAGCCAAAGTCCTGCTCATTCCCGGCGGCCACAGAGTCCCGGAGCATCTCCGTCCCAGTCTGAGAGGCTGCAGAGCGATTCTGAGAGGAGGATCTACAGCCGGTCATCTGAGCGGAGCGGCAGCTGCAGCTCACTTTCTCCACCACGCTATGACAAGCTGGACAAAGCCCGCCTCGAGCGCtatgcaaaaacagaaaaaacagaaaaagagcgGACCTTTGAGCAGGAGAGGCCTGACAAAGACAAGCGCCTGGTGAGGAAGGAGAAGCCAGAAAAACTGGACAAGGACAAAACAGAGAAGCAAAAGCGCAAGACAAAAATTCACTCCCCAAGCTCACAGTCTTCTGAAACGGAGCAAGAAAATGAACGAGAGCCAAGTCCTGAGAAAGTGAAAGGCGGAAGCAAAACGAGCCGGGAGAGAACTGACAAAGAAGGGACTGCTAAGAACCGCCTTGAACTGATGCCCTGCGTGGTGTTGACACgagtaaaagagaaggaagggaaagtaaTTGAACAACCTGCTTTGGAGAAGCTGAGGGGGAAGCAGGAGAACGAGACCATGAAGCCTCCCTTGCTGGAACAAAAGGCCCAGGCTTCTCAGGTGGATCAAAGCAAGTCAGATCCACTGAAACTTGAGCCCATCAGAACTAAAGTGTCAAAAGAGAAGGTGCTGGCCAGTCACATCGAGGTGGTTGATAAGGATGGGAAGGTGAAACCCAAGAAGCACCTGAAGGCAGATCAGTTGAGCGAAGTGGCAAATCCAGTCGACCTAGAAAAGCTAGAGGCCCGCAAAAGACGCTTTGCTGACGCAAACCCAAAGCCCGATAAGCAGAAACTGGAAATCAAACGAAGTaatcaagaggaggaggaagggcgcGTGATTTTGAAGAAGCAGATTGATATGACagctgaatctgaaaggaagccCCCAAGGAAGGAGCAGCTTAAGAGGGAGTCTAAGAAAATCAAGCTGGAAAGACTTTCCACCATAGCCAGTCCCAAAGACACTCCAGAGCCACCAAGTGTTTCTGCTGGTTTGCGTCCCAGTTTGGAGTTGCAGGCTAGATTGGGGGAGCCAGTCCATGAGCCCCTGGAAGCACCTGAGGTCCCTCCTAGGAAGGCAAACTCAGTAAAACTGCAGCACAAACACACTCAGCTGCAGGACGACCAAGGAGCTGAGAGAGAGGATGCCTGGAAAAACTACTGTGGTCTCTCGGAAGAGGCACCTGACCACAAACCTGCCCAGGACAAGCCCCTGTTGTCGGATATTGAGGAGAAAATTCCCATCGACATCGATCACACGCAGAGCTACCGGAAACAGATGGAACTGAGCCGTAGGTTAAAGCAGCAAATGGAGATGGAAATAGCAAAGCATGAGAAGTTTGGCAGCCCAAAGAAAGACCTGGATGAGTACGAAAGGCGTAGCCTGGTGCACGAGGTTGGGAAGCCCCCACAAGATGTGACAGACGATTCTCCTCCAAGTAAGCGGAAGAAGTCCTCAGACACTTTTGACTTTGAGATTAGCACTAAGCGAGAGAGAAATTACCGGAGCTCCCGCCAGGTGAGTGAGGACTCTGAACGGACCGCCTGTTCCCCCGGCCTCAGGCCCTTCCCGTTCCATGAGGAGGACGAGGCGCTGGATTccccacagctgatgctcataaaAGAAGCCAAAGAGTCGCCTAAAGTGGAGGACAAAGGCCCTGCCTATTCCAGTGTGGCCATACGGGAAGATTCCTTGAAATTCAATCCCTATGATTCCAGTCGAAGAgagcagatggcagaaatggctAAAATCAAGATGTCTGTTCTAAGTTCTGAAGAGGAGACAAACCGCTGGGAAGCGCCAGTGAAGCAGGAGTCCAGCCGCGTGGACATTAGCTTTCCAAGTAGCGTAGTCAAGAGAGACAGCATACGGAAACGGTCCACACGGGATCTGGAGCCAGGGGAGGTGCCTTCGGACTCAGACGACGATGGCGACAGTAAACCCCATTCTCCTAAATCCTCTTCTTTACTGGAAAGTTCCAGGTTATCTTTTTTATTACGGGACAGGGATGAAAAACTTCGTGAAAGAGAAGAGAGGTTGCCAACCTCCTTAGAAAGGAACAAGTTTTATTCCTTTGCACTGGACAAGACAATCACTCCCGACACCAAAGCCTTGCTGGAGAGAGCAAAGTCTCTCTCATCATCTAGAGAAGAGAACTGGTCTTTTCTAGATTGGGACTCAAGATTTGCTAATTTTAGGAACAATAAGGACAAAGAGAAAGTGGATTCTGCACCAAGGCCCATCCCTTCATGGtatatgaaaaagaagaaaatcagaacAGATTCTGAAGGAAAGCTGGATGACAAGAAAGAAGACCACAAGGAAGAGGAGCAAGAGCGGCAGGAACTGTTTGCCTCGCGTTTTTTACACAGCTCAATCTTTGAACAGGATTCTAAGCGCCTGCAGCACTTGGAAAGGAAAGATGAAGACCTCGACTTTCTCTCTGGCAGGTTGTATGGTAGACAGGCATCTTTCGATGGTACTAACAGCATTTCAGACTTTGTGCCGGAGCCAGTGGTTCTCTTTCATAGTAGATTTGTTGAGCTTACCCGGAtgcagcagaaggagaaggaaaaagaccaGAAGCCCAAAGAAGCAGAAAAGCAAGAAGATGAGGAGAGTCAGCCCAAAACACCAGAAGCTGTACCTGATAATAAAGAACCAGAGTATAAACCACCACTGTTAGTTGGGCCATCGCCAGTTACGCCAGCACAGCAAGAACTATTACTAGCCATTCCAGAGAAGATAGTGATTGAGAAGCTGCCGGCCGAGGCGTCCTGTGCTTCAAAAGAGGAGAAATTGCCTGAGGTTGGTCCTGTGGCTGAAGAGCTAAAGCTTCTTCCTGAACTCCTTGCTCCTGATAAAACAGAATCGCCTGAGCACACTGAAGCACCACCAGTCATGGAGGGCAATAAAGACACAGCTCTTTCCATGGTAACCCCTGAGGAAGACTCCATATCTGTAGAGCACCCCTCATATTTGGATACAAAGCCACCTACACCTGGGTCTTCTTTTTCCCAAACAGATATCGGCACAGATCCAGAACCAGAAATagcaccaccacccccaaaattGGCCACAAAGACAGAGGAATTGTCTGAACCTAAAGAAGAAAGTGTGTCCCTGTCCATTAATTCAGAGCCTGCTGCTCTGGGCCAGAAAGTGGAGGCTGCCAATGAGGTTCTCCCTCCTGTTTCCGACACAGAGATGGAAGCTGAGCCCCCTGTTGTTGTAAAAGACAAGAAGTCATATAAGAGCAAGCGCGCCAAAACCCCTGTCCAGTCTTCTGTTGCAAATGTTGCAGAGAAACCCGTCACTAGAAAGAGCGAGAGGATAGATCGTGAAAAGCTTAAAAGATCTGGCTCTCCCCGTGGGACTGAAGCACTGAAGGTGGAAACAGAGAAGGTTTTGAGAAATGCTGCCAAATCTCCAAGTGCTGCAGCAGAGCCTGAGACTCCAGAACCCAGTTTGCCCATTGGCCGAACAAGGCGTAGGAATGTACGGTCAGTTTATGCAACCACCGGAGGAGACCATGAAGGACCATCACCAGTGAAAGATTCTGTGGAGATCACCAGAACAACCAGAAAAAGAGTGGAACGAGAGCCACCAGACCTCACCACCGTTCCTACACCTCCGAGAAGAGGCAGACCTCCAAAGGCACGTCGCAAACCTGAGGAGGAAATATCTCCTGTTAAAATTGAACCAGTGCAGCAAGAGGCAGAAGAAACAGAAGCAAAGGAGACGGTGGAGACCCCTAAACCTGTGGAGGGCTGGAGATCACCCAGGTCCCAGAAGCTAATACACAGTCACCCTTCATCCGCTGGTGGCCCACAAGGCAAGAAGGGGAAAAGTGAGCCCAAAGCAGAGATGGGCACAGAGCCTGAAGAGCCTTCTGAATCTCCCAGCCAAGGGCTGAGTGCCAGTGAGAACAGTAGTAAGCCCAAGGCAGACAAAGAGGTTTCTCTGACTGAGCAGAAACGAGACAAGAAAGAGATCGAGATAGACAAGAGTGCACCCGAGGCTTGTCCAGTTGAAATTGTAGAACGAAGACCTGTTCCAGAAAAAGCTACCAAGTCCAAAAGAGGAAGATCCAGGAGTGTGAAGGCTGTAGATAAAGCATCCTTGTTGAAGAGCCTGAAAAACATTGAGATCCGTCTGAATGTAGATGAAGTTAAAGGGGCTCTTCGGCCAAGTGAAGAGGAGATGGAACCTGTAGCAGCTCCATCACCCAAAAACAAAAGCCCTCTGAAGGAAGACAAACTGTCCCCACGCTTCATAAAGAATGAGGCAGAAGACCCCTTTCAGGAGGCAGCAGAAAAGGAAACGGCTTGTGAGTCCACGCCATCTCCTGAAGCAGACCAGCTGGCCAAGCAGATTGAACTGGAGCAGGCGGTGGAGAATATTGCCAAGCTCACCGAAGGCCCAGCCATTCCAGCCTACAAGGAACCAGCTGCTGAGGTATCAGAGGTTCGCCAAGAAGAAGACGGAGACAAACCTGCCCATCAGGCTAGTGAGACAGAACTGGCTGCTGCCATTGGATCGATCATAAACGACATTTCTGGAGAGACGGAAACCTTTCCTGCTCCCCCAACGTATCCTGCTGAATCGGAGTCTGAAATGCCCACAGAACCGCTCACGTTGCCATCTACgcgagaagaagagatggagccTGAAACCGACCAGGCGGTGAACAATATCTTGGAATCTGAGGTAGCTTCCGTGGAGCCCCCTGTGCCAGCGGTTCCTGGATCTGCCCCTGAGACAGAAAGCAAGGAAGCAGAAGTGAACTTCAGTGAATCTTCCAATTCAGCACAAGAAGCAGAAATCCCCCAGGAAGCGGAAGTATCTCGGAAGGAGCGTGGGCGGCAGAAGGCCGCACGGCCGAGGCGTAAGCGGAGCACAAGTAAGAAGGGGGATGCCACAGAACTCAGGAGCACAATGGAACCCGAAAGAGTACAGAGCAAATCACCCATTGCCAGTGAATTTAAAGCAAAGTCAGAAGGGGCCGTGAAAGAGGAGAATCAGGAAAAACACTCTCCTTCAGCAGACTCCCCGCCAGTTGTTCCTGACGCAAGCAAGCCTGCAGCCCAGGAGGTGACTTCTCAGGAAGTTCCAGTGGAGAGCAGCAGCCCCCTGCCAAAAGCTCCGGATCCACTGAGTTTGCCATCTCTGTCAGCCCCCGTGGAGGAGCAGGTGGACTTGAGTGGTGGGTTCAAGCTACGGCCTACAGCTGAAAACACCCCTGTGACTCCACCAAGTGCACCTCTGCCCACTGTTTCACCTTCAGGAGCCACAGTGAGGCTTGCTCCTCCCGTCACTTCTGGAGCAGCAAAGGTGACAGAATGGATTGTGAAGCACGAGGATGCCCGGGTCCACTCCACCCCACCTCCTCCAGCTCTTCCCCCAGATACAAAAGCGTCCGATATTGACACCAATTCCAGCACGTTGCGGAAGATCCTGATGGAGCCCAAGTACGTTTCTCCAGCCAGCATCGCCCCGACCCACGTCACAACAGCCATACCTGAACCGGTGAGTGCTCCTCGTGTGGAGGAGGCTCCTCCCCATCCTCCAGTGGAGGCTGTCAGGCCAGGGTCAGAGGAGAAGCCATCTGTCCCCGTTGCCAATGCTTTAGAGCCACCAGCTGCAGAGGCCCCAGTGTTCCCTGAGAAGGAGAAGATTGTCACAGTTATCGCCCCACAGGCCACCTCTGTCATCAGCAGAATGCCCCACAGCATCGACCTTGAAGAAACCCCGAGAATCACATTGGTGAAGCAAGCCCAGCCCCAGACATGCCTGGTCAGCACCCTTTCGCCGAAATACAAGCAGCGGCCCAGTGCTAATGACAACAGCCGCTTCCACCCCGGCTCCATGTCTGTGATTGAAGACCGGCCGGTGGAGACGCCGGGGTCCAGTCCGGGCCTCCGTGTCAACACCTCAGAAGGTGTTGTTCTCCTGAGCTACTCGGGGCAGAAGACAGAAGGCCCGCAAAGGATCAGTGCAAAGATCAGCCAGATTCCCCCTGCTAGTGCAGTTGACATTGAATTCCAGCAGTCTGTTTCCAAGTCCCAGATCAAGCAGGAGCCTCTGGGCCCTGCTCAGGCCATCCCAAAAGGCTCTCAGGGGCCAGTGGGGTATGGGGCGGTGCCCACCCCATCTCTGACGCAGGGAACTCAGCAATACAGCCCCTCCACAGTCCAGCTTTCCTCCATCAAGCAAGAACGCAACAGCTTGGAGAAATCTGAGCCGCCCCACCTTTCTGTTCAGGCACCCCCTTCTCAGTCTGGGCCGGTTAAGGTCCTCTCCCAGTCTGCCAACACTCTATCCATCCTGGTCCACAACCAGATGTTCTCCCAGGGCATGGGTTCTTCCAGCAACAAAAAGCTTCCAGACCCAGCCGCATTGAAAGGGGAGACGAAGGCTCTTCAGTCCGCAAGCTTGAGTCCCAGCGTTGGCCCCCACCACCCTTCTTTGGCTGGCAGGATCCACCCGGAGGCCAACCATGTGAATGTGGGAACTGGCACCCCAGCTGACCGGGTCGTCCCCCACCTGGGTGTCACCAAGCAGGAGCCACTCTCACCACGGACGAGCGGCCACTCTCCCTCCCCATTCCCGAGGACTTGCCACCCCAGCGGCCCCTCTTCCCCGGCTCTGTCTGGGAACAGCTCCATGCTGGGGATCCAGGGATCGCCCTGCCCAGGTATCCCTGTCCCTCAGTACATCTCCAGCATGCATCCAGAGCAGTCAGTGATCATGCCTCCGCACAGCGTCACCCAGACGGTCTCCCTGGGCCACCTCTCCCAAGGGGAGGTCCGCATGAACACCCCTCCTCTGCCAAGCATGCCCTATGGCATCCGCTCCGAGCTCCATTCCCCTCGGGCCGCCTTGCAGCCACAGCAGCGCTCCAGCACACCACAACCGACCCCAATTCGAGAGATGGTCATGCCCTCCCTGTCGTCCTCGGAGGAGGAGATGCACTACCACCACACAGTCTGTCGTGGCTCGGCCCCTGTGCAGTCTGACGTCCTTGTCATGCAGCCAGACTACCGCGTACACCCCACAGGCATCCGATACAATGTGCCCCGTGACGTGAGGATGATAATGCACCCCCACATGGCGGCGGTGGGCGGGGACCACCACTCAGAGACCCGACAGGCCCGGACACCAGAAGGGCGGTCCGTCAAGACACCTCCCGCCACCAAGGCCCTCCAGCCCAGCAAGGAGGCACCCAAGGGTCCTGAAGTCAAGATGGCCCACTCACCGCACGGGGAAGCCCGGCTCCTCAGTGGCCAGCTGCTGGGACTGCCTCTGGCACAGCCTGTCGTCGTCCCACACGGTGTCCAGATCATGCACCCCActgggagctccttccatgacTACCGGCCAGCCTACAGTGACATGCAGAGCTACCACCCAGCTGCCCAACTTGGACACCCTCCGTTTTCTGGGGCATCACCCATTGGACTGCCTTCCCGGAGTATGACCCCCTCTCAG GGTCTGCCAGAAGGAGAGCACTCGCACCCCAGCCAGCCAGCACACAGCAAGACCCCGCAGCTCTCCCAGGAGCCCAAAACAGCCCAGGCCCTCGGGCAGGAGTCAACGGCCCACCACCCTCCGGTCAACCGACATGTCCAACCGATGGAGCCCCACTTACACCTCTCGCGAGGCCAGGTGGAGACAGGGCAGAGCTCCTACCCTTCTCCCGTTGCCATCCCTGTGAAGCAGGAGCTGCCCTCCCCACACCAGGCCCTGGCACAGAAGCAGGCCCTCTTCGTCCCCACCACCTCCGGTGCCTCCTTGGCACCCCCAGGGCTGCCCCTCTCCCGTCCGGATTCCCAGTCGGTGCTCAAGCAAGAGTCCACTACTCACCCGGTCTCTCAGAGGCCAGTCGACATGGTCCAGCTCCTGACT AAATATCCCATTGTGTGGCAGGGGCTGCTAGCGCTGAAGAATGACACAGCTGCTGTCCAGCTGCACTTTGTCTCCGGCAACAATGTCCTGGCCCACCGCTCCTTGCCGGCGCCGGAAGGAGGCCCTCCACTAAGGATCGCCCAGCGCATGAGGCTGGAAGTATCGCAGCTGGAGGGGGTGGCACGCCGCATGATG GTGGAGAGTGACTACTGCCTGCTTCTGGCCTTGCCATGCGGCCGAGACCAAGAGGACGTTGTGAATCAGACGGAGTCACTGAAGGCCGCCTTCATCAGCTACCTGCAGGCCAAGCAGGCGGCTGGCATCATCAACGTCCCCAACCCAGGCTCCAACCAG cCTGCCTACGTCCTACAGATCTTCCCGCCCTGTGAGTTCTCAGAGAACCACCTTTCCCGCCTGGCCCCGGACCTCCTGGCCAGCGTCTCGAACATCTCCCCTCACCTGATGATTGTCATCGCCTCGGTCTGA